A single window of Meiothermus sp. DNA harbors:
- the ubiE gene encoding bifunctional demethylmenaquinone methyltransferase/2-methoxy-6-polyprenyl-1,4-benzoquinol methylase UbiE, which produces MQDPTEAKAQAVQKMFSEIAPRYDLLNRVLSLGVDQVWRVAAVKAALQKNPKRILDLATGTGDIALLLKKLAPSAEVTGADFTPPMLELARQKARKAGLEVLFVEADALKLPFPDQHFDAVTIAFGFRNFADHPKALAELYRVIAPGGRLCVLEFPPPPKSGLGLLYRFYFTRVLPVIGGLVSGRAAAYRYLPESVERFPDPPTLATMMGLAGFSTRYELFTGGIAALHIADKPILKVPALPLRTGEFPPGEE; this is translated from the coding sequence GTGCAAGACCCTACAGAGGCCAAAGCCCAGGCCGTTCAAAAGATGTTTTCGGAAATCGCTCCCCGCTACGATCTACTCAACCGGGTGTTGTCGCTTGGGGTCGATCAGGTCTGGCGGGTGGCCGCAGTCAAGGCCGCTTTGCAGAAAAACCCAAAACGCATCCTCGACCTGGCTACCGGTACCGGCGATATCGCTTTGCTGCTAAAGAAGCTTGCACCTTCCGCCGAGGTAACAGGGGCCGATTTTACCCCCCCGATGCTCGAGCTGGCCAGGCAAAAAGCCCGAAAGGCGGGGCTAGAGGTGCTTTTTGTCGAAGCCGACGCCTTAAAGCTGCCATTCCCGGATCAGCACTTCGACGCGGTGACCATCGCTTTTGGCTTCCGCAATTTTGCCGACCATCCTAAGGCTTTGGCCGAGTTGTATCGGGTGATCGCGCCGGGCGGAAGGCTTTGTGTTTTGGAGTTTCCACCCCCGCCCAAGAGCGGTCTGGGACTCCTGTACCGCTTCTACTTTACCCGCGTTCTCCCCGTAATTGGGGGGCTGGTGTCTGGCCGTGCCGCGGCCTACCGCTACCTGCCCGAGTCGGTGGAGCGCTTTCCAGACCCCCCCACCCTTGCTACCATGATGGGCCTGGCAGGTTTTAGCACCCGCTATGAGCTTTTTACCGGTGGTATTGCTGCACTGCACATAGCGGATAAGCCCATCCTGAAGGTTCCGGCTCTGCCGCTGCGCACGGGTGAATTTCCTCCGGGTGAAGAATGA
- a CDS encoding class I SAM-dependent RNA methyltransferase, which produces MVRIEIEKLVAGGLGLARTPHGTALVRGGMPGEVVEADLQKRKHHLEGQVTRVLEPHPARYHKPLPPSADLPLEYPAQLPLKQGFVQESLERIAKLSFAVSPIQPSPSYGPQEGLYYRTAAQYALHPLGGLAYRQPQSNDLIRLTHDPLIALPLQPAFELLSDWPLSSLEEVVLRGSVYEQKVQVGFIGGQARFFKKTAQALVQEGLAGVVWAEVSPKGRFRGRIQHLAGETDLLEDFGGVLSSINVQSFAQVNPKAAGMLFQEAARLVAPGRKAVELYAGSGVLSLHLAPFFKEIVAIEINRGAVKRGEADRDRLGVQNLVFQQDDARVLAKHLPADLVVVDPPRAGLSPEVLAGLLEGRPAQILYLACDPATWARDVGRLVQAGYRLDFVRPYDFYPFTHHVEVLSLLSR; this is translated from the coding sequence GTGGTGCGGATAGAAATTGAAAAACTGGTGGCCGGTGGGCTAGGCCTGGCAAGAACCCCCCACGGAACCGCCCTGGTGCGCGGCGGAATGCCGGGCGAGGTGGTCGAAGCCGATTTGCAAAAGCGCAAGCATCACCTCGAGGGTCAGGTGACCCGGGTGCTCGAGCCCCATCCCGCGCGTTACCATAAACCCTTGCCCCCCTCGGCAGACCTTCCGCTGGAGTACCCGGCTCAACTACCGCTCAAGCAAGGGTTTGTGCAGGAGTCGCTCGAGCGCATCGCCAAACTGAGCTTTGCAGTCTCCCCCATCCAACCCTCCCCTTCCTATGGGCCTCAGGAGGGCCTTTACTACCGCACCGCCGCCCAGTATGCCCTGCACCCGTTGGGCGGCCTGGCCTACCGCCAGCCGCAGTCAAACGACCTGATTCGTCTTACCCACGACCCGCTCATCGCCCTGCCTCTACAACCGGCCTTCGAGCTGCTATCAGACTGGCCGTTGTCCAGCCTCGAGGAGGTGGTGCTGCGCGGCTCCGTGTACGAGCAGAAGGTTCAGGTGGGCTTCATCGGGGGGCAGGCCCGATTTTTCAAAAAAACCGCCCAAGCGCTGGTACAGGAGGGCCTGGCCGGGGTGGTCTGGGCCGAGGTGAGCCCCAAGGGCCGCTTCCGGGGTCGCATACAGCACCTCGCGGGCGAAACCGATTTGCTCGAGGACTTTGGCGGAGTGCTCTCCAGCATCAATGTACAAAGCTTTGCCCAGGTCAATCCCAAAGCGGCGGGGATGCTATTCCAGGAGGCTGCCCGGCTGGTTGCTCCAGGTCGCAAGGCCGTAGAACTTTACGCCGGAAGTGGGGTGCTAAGCCTGCACCTCGCCCCCTTTTTCAAAGAAATTGTGGCCATCGAAATCAACCGCGGCGCGGTAAAGCGGGGTGAGGCCGACCGGGATCGGCTGGGGGTGCAAAACCTGGTGTTCCAACAAGACGACGCCAGGGTACTGGCAAAACACCTGCCGGCCGATCTGGTGGTGGTAGACCCGCCTAGGGCCGGCCTCTCGCCCGAGGTATTGGCGGGTTTGTTGGAAGGCCGGCCGGCCCAAATCCTCTACCTGGCCTGCGACCCGGCTACCTGGGCCCGGGACGTGGGTCGGCTGGTACAAGCCGGCTACCGGCTGGACTTTGTCCGGCCCTACGACTTTTATCCTTTCACGCACCATGTGGAAGTACTTAGCTTGCTGTCGAGGTAA
- a CDS encoding TRAP transporter permease, with protein MSKDMPEARAQQLVEEVELGGRKPTDWSRWLILGLAVGWSVFQVWATWVGSLDALFFRAAHLGFAFALVFLVYPFNRKSRRDRIPLFDWILGLTATLSAGYVMWQYKDMIEVRGGLANQTDLVVGSVTILMLLLAGWRSLGPAMPIISILFMLFALTGPQGMFQGQLPGVLGQLHAGVQWRSLVSQLFMNASDSIWGTPLGVSARTVFVFVLFGAILERAGAGKWFTDLAFSVLGGVRGGPAKASIVSSALTGVVSGSSISNVVTSGTFTIPAMRRAGYSAEKAGAVEVAASSNGQLMPPVMGAAAFIMADFLGVPYAALVLMAVVPALLAYTTLFILVDLEAVKLGLKGLPRAELPRFWPTLRAGLHYVFPLGYLLYALLIIELSPERAALNTIFLMIGVALLQELYRAQRTGQGLVSGLRSFAQILIEGFANGARNMVGIAIATGLAGIIIAVVLITNIGFGLTDLLQTISGGNLLAALFLAQLISLVLGMGLPTTANYVVMASLVVPVVTKIAEQSGIDYGALTFSGIEVPILKIVAHMFAFYFGIMADSTPPVALAAYAASAIAKSDPFKTGVQGFIYEMRTALLAYMVFFNPGLLLIGVDGVLEGARIVATALLGLTAFSAATLGYLWGNANGLQRLLYLAAAFMLMPNNPSTEIIGLFVFATAWGWQWWARRAAAEPRT; from the coding sequence ATGAGTAAGGATATGCCGGAAGCCAGGGCCCAGCAGCTGGTGGAGGAAGTCGAGCTGGGGGGGCGCAAACCCACCGACTGGTCGCGCTGGCTGATTCTGGGACTGGCGGTGGGATGGAGTGTGTTTCAGGTTTGGGCTACCTGGGTGGGTTCGCTAGATGCCCTGTTTTTCCGGGCAGCTCACCTGGGCTTTGCTTTTGCCCTGGTTTTTCTGGTGTATCCCTTCAACCGCAAGAGCCGCCGCGACCGCATACCGCTTTTTGACTGGATTTTAGGCCTGACCGCCACCCTTTCGGCCGGCTATGTGATGTGGCAGTACAAGGACATGATCGAGGTAAGGGGGGGTCTGGCCAATCAGACCGATTTGGTTGTAGGAAGCGTGACCATCCTGATGCTCTTGTTGGCCGGTTGGCGTTCCCTAGGGCCGGCCATGCCCATCATCTCCATTCTGTTTATGCTTTTTGCTCTTACTGGGCCACAGGGCATGTTTCAAGGACAGCTACCGGGGGTGCTGGGCCAGTTGCACGCGGGGGTGCAGTGGCGCTCGCTGGTGAGCCAGTTGTTCATGAATGCCTCGGACAGCATCTGGGGCACCCCCCTCGGGGTGTCGGCCCGCACGGTTTTTGTGTTTGTGTTGTTTGGAGCCATCCTCGAGCGGGCCGGGGCGGGGAAGTGGTTTACCGATCTGGCTTTTAGTGTGCTGGGGGGAGTTCGGGGCGGGCCAGCTAAAGCCTCGATTGTTTCATCCGCCCTTACCGGGGTGGTTTCGGGTTCCTCCATTTCCAACGTGGTCACCAGCGGAACCTTCACCATTCCGGCCATGCGGCGGGCCGGTTATTCGGCTGAGAAAGCCGGTGCAGTAGAGGTAGCGGCCAGCTCCAACGGGCAGCTCATGCCGCCGGTAATGGGAGCGGCCGCCTTTATCATGGCCGACTTTCTGGGGGTTCCTTATGCGGCCCTGGTGCTGATGGCCGTGGTGCCGGCCCTGCTGGCATACACCACCCTCTTTATCCTGGTGGACTTGGAAGCGGTCAAGCTGGGCCTAAAAGGTTTGCCCAGGGCCGAGCTACCCAGGTTTTGGCCTACGCTACGAGCGGGCTTGCACTACGTGTTTCCCCTGGGTTATTTGCTCTATGCGTTGCTGATTATCGAGCTTTCGCCCGAACGGGCTGCACTCAACACCATCTTCCTGATGATTGGGGTGGCCTTGCTACAAGAGCTTTACCGTGCGCAGCGTACAGGCCAGGGGCTTGTAAGCGGCCTGCGTTCTTTTGCTCAAATCCTCATCGAGGGCTTTGCCAACGGGGCCCGCAACATGGTGGGGATTGCCATTGCCACCGGTCTGGCCGGCATCATCATTGCGGTCGTACTCATCACCAACATTGGATTCGGCCTCACCGACCTGTTGCAGACCATATCGGGAGGCAATCTGCTAGCAGCTTTGTTCCTGGCTCAGCTTATTAGCCTGGTGCTGGGCATGGGCCTGCCCACCACCGCCAACTATGTGGTGATGGCCAGCCTGGTGGTGCCGGTGGTCACCAAAATTGCCGAGCAAAGCGGCATAGACTATGGTGCCCTGACCTTCTCGGGCATCGAAGTGCCCATCCTGAAAATTGTGGCTCACATGTTTGCCTTCTACTTTGGCATCATGGCCGACTCCACCCCACCGGTAGCGCTGGCGGCCTATGCCGCTTCGGCTATCGCCAAAAGCGACCCCTTCAAGACCGGTGTTCAGGGTTTTATTTATGAGATGCGAACGGCCCTGCTGGCCTATATGGTCTTCTTCAATCCTGGCCTGCTATTGATTGGGGTGGATGGGGTTCTCGAGGGTGCTCGTATTGTTGCAACGGCCCTTCTGGGGCTTACGGCTTTTTCGGCGGCCACGCTGGGGTATTTGTGGGGGAACGCTAACGGGTTGCAGCGCCTGCTGTACCTGGCCGCAGCCTTTATGCTAATGCCCAACAACCCCAGCACCGAAATCATCGGGTTGTTTGTTTTTGCTACCGCCTGGGGATGGCAGTGGTGGGCCCGTCGAGCGGCCGCGGAACCGCGCACATGA
- a CDS encoding TAXI family TRAP transporter solute-binding subunit: MKKMLLLLSALALAGFALAQTFVTIGSGGTTGVYFPVATGIAKLVNDANIGVRANARSTGGSVFNINAIASGELQMGLAQNDIAYYAYNGTGIAAFDGKPVKNIRAVGILYPEVVHVVARAGAGINTIADLRGKRVVIGDVGSGTEQNARQVLEAYGLGLSDLREAIRVNPNNALALMQDGRADAFFFTGGLGASVISQAAQTIRIQLVEVEYRRVQELAKKYPFYRAFNIDGGIYRGVDVTTPSVAVLSMWLAAESLSADVVYNMLKATFDNPEFKSIHPNLQRFFNVNSAARNLPIPLHPGAERYYREKRIIR, encoded by the coding sequence ATGAAAAAAATGCTATTGCTGCTGTCTGCGCTGGCCTTGGCGGGCTTTGCCCTTGCCCAAACCTTTGTGACCATCGGCTCGGGGGGCACCACCGGGGTATATTTTCCGGTTGCGACCGGCATTGCGAAGCTGGTCAACGACGCCAACATCGGGGTGCGTGCCAACGCCCGCTCCACCGGCGGCTCGGTTTTCAACATCAATGCCATCGCCTCGGGTGAGCTGCAGATGGGCCTGGCCCAGAACGATATCGCCTACTATGCCTATAACGGCACGGGCATTGCCGCCTTCGACGGTAAACCGGTCAAGAACATCCGGGCTGTGGGCATCTTGTACCCCGAAGTGGTGCACGTAGTCGCCCGTGCCGGCGCCGGCATCAATACCATTGCCGACCTTAGGGGCAAGCGGGTGGTAATTGGCGACGTGGGCTCGGGTACCGAGCAGAACGCCCGTCAGGTGCTCGAGGCCTACGGTCTGGGCCTGAGCGATCTGCGCGAGGCCATTCGGGTCAACCCCAACAACGCCCTGGCCCTGATGCAAGATGGCCGTGCCGATGCGTTCTTCTTTACCGGAGGCCTGGGGGCCTCGGTGATCAGCCAGGCTGCTCAGACCATCCGCATCCAGCTTGTGGAGGTGGAGTACCGCCGGGTTCAAGAGCTGGCCAAGAAGTACCCCTTCTACCGTGCCTTCAATATTGATGGAGGCATCTACCGGGGTGTGGACGTGACCACCCCCTCGGTAGCCGTGCTCTCGATGTGGCTGGCCGCCGAGAGCCTGAGCGCCGATGTGGTCTACAACATGCTCAAGGCCACCTTCGATAACCCCGAGTTCAAGAGCATCCACCCCAACCTGCAACGCTTCTTCAACGTCAACTCGGCCGCGCGCAACCTTCCGATTCCTTTGCACCCCGGCGCCGAACGTTACTACCGCGAGAAGCGCATCATCCGCTAA
- a CDS encoding regulatory iron-sulfur-containing complex subunit RicT yields MECVGVRFAHGPKIYDYKFGDRPPPVGSWVVVRTTRGLEIAKVRTEPHPGNAVGEVVRVATAEDLDKQARLKNRGEEVQWWLKARLRREGIRAKVLGCEFTLDGNHIAVHYAAEERIDLRRWVAELNKLTGARVEFIALGPRDQTAYLGTLGACGMESCCSSWLQDFAQVSIKMARDQQLPLSPEKISGPCGRLLCCLQYEHDLYQELLADLPRKNSKACSIQGTCGKVAKLNPLAGTVELITEEGSWVTVHKSELRRE; encoded by the coding sequence ATGGAATGCGTCGGCGTGCGATTTGCGCATGGCCCCAAAATCTACGACTACAAGTTTGGCGACCGACCCCCACCGGTAGGTAGTTGGGTGGTGGTGCGGACTACCCGTGGGTTGGAAATCGCCAAAGTGCGCACCGAACCCCACCCGGGCAACGCTGTGGGTGAAGTGGTGCGGGTTGCAACCGCTGAAGATTTGGATAAACAGGCCCGGCTCAAGAACCGGGGCGAAGAAGTGCAGTGGTGGCTCAAGGCCCGCCTGCGCCGCGAAGGCATTCGGGCCAAGGTGCTGGGCTGTGAGTTTACCCTGGATGGCAACCATATCGCCGTGCATTACGCTGCCGAAGAACGGATTGACCTTAGGCGCTGGGTGGCCGAGCTAAACAAGCTAACCGGGGCTCGAGTGGAGTTCATTGCCCTGGGCCCCCGCGACCAGACTGCCTACCTGGGCACCCTGGGGGCCTGCGGGATGGAGTCGTGCTGCTCGAGCTGGCTCCAGGACTTCGCCCAGGTCTCCATCAAGATGGCCCGTGACCAGCAGCTTCCGCTCTCGCCGGAGAAAATCTCGGGGCCCTGCGGACGCCTGCTGTGTTGCCTGCAGTACGAGCACGACCTCTACCAGGAGCTTCTGGCTGACCTGCCCCGCAAAAATTCCAAAGCCTGTAGCATCCAGGGCACCTGTGGCAAGGTCGCTAAACTTAACCCCCTGGCCGGAACCGTGGAGCTGATTACCGAGGAAGGCAGTTGGGTCACGGTTCACAAAAGTGAATTACGGCGGGAGTGA
- a CDS encoding ABC transporter permease, whose product MEIIVALFFSTLRQAAPLLLTSLGGLFSERSGVVNIALEGMILFGAAAAAITVNRIEVATGGLEAFWIPWVGLLVGAMVGGLVGLVHAIASIKYRADQIVSGTAINIAALGAPSIVLQVLYNNTSTSQEVKNRLPLVSLGSGDVSILVLIAFLLVPIVWWVLFKTPWGLRLRAVGEHPEAAETMGVNVIRMRYTAVVLSGVLAGIAGAYLSIGFLNQFIRAMSAGAGFIALAALIFGKWHPFGVLGATLLFGFAQALAIQLQGGDILPATIVQALPFILTMLVLAGFIGRSRPPAAVGKPYDK is encoded by the coding sequence ATGGAAATCATCGTTGCCTTGTTTTTTTCAACCTTACGGCAAGCAGCACCGCTCTTGCTGACCTCGCTGGGGGGGTTGTTCTCCGAGCGTAGCGGGGTGGTAAATATCGCCCTCGAGGGCATGATTCTGTTTGGTGCGGCGGCGGCAGCCATCACCGTCAACCGCATCGAGGTGGCCACCGGGGGCCTCGAGGCCTTCTGGATCCCCTGGGTGGGTCTGCTGGTAGGAGCTATGGTAGGCGGCCTGGTGGGGCTGGTTCACGCCATCGCCTCCATCAAGTACCGCGCCGACCAAATTGTCTCGGGTACGGCCATTAACATTGCGGCCCTGGGGGCACCCTCGATTGTCTTGCAGGTGCTCTACAACAACACCTCCACCTCCCAGGAGGTAAAAAATCGCCTGCCCTTGGTAAGTCTGGGCAGCGGAGATGTTTCCATCTTGGTGCTAATAGCCTTTTTGCTGGTACCTATAGTCTGGTGGGTGCTCTTCAAGACCCCCTGGGGCCTGCGCTTGCGGGCGGTGGGCGAGCACCCCGAAGCCGCCGAGACCATGGGCGTGAACGTGATCCGCATGCGCTACACGGCGGTGGTTTTGTCGGGGGTGCTGGCCGGGATTGCAGGGGCTTATCTCTCGATTGGGTTCCTCAACCAGTTTATCCGGGCCATGAGCGCAGGCGCCGGATTTATTGCCCTGGCGGCCCTCATTTTTGGCAAATGGCACCCCTTTGGCGTGCTGGGGGCTACCTTGTTGTTTGGCTTTGCCCAGGCCCTGGCCATCCAGCTTCAAGGCGGGGATATTTTGCCCGCCACCATCGTGCAGGCCCTGCCCTTTATCCTGACCATGCTGGTACTGGCTGGCTTCATCGGGCGCAGTCGCCCGCCAGCAGCGGTGGGCAAGCCCTACGATAAGTAG
- a CDS encoding ABC transporter permease produces MGRYLFLIVGVLALALMVLSPWAIPMREFDGTGYLLNPLGNMNPKGLTLPEGLDFSWLGWVFGVWVVLVLAASAALLLPNPETRARVLYLLGGLGLGLFALEAWWFYQAIAAVNDSALAAGARRPPLRRFALSLGAYTGLFYALGLLLLARMQLPGGLAFLVRFRGVVVPVVSLLLAVVVGALVVAILRPGLGTQGVEGLGLRELVAGKLDLITYTFQILFSPILNLTGIFTSLGFATPLIFTGLAVAFGFRAGMFNIGAPGQLTIGALFAMLAGVYLPLPGWLLLPVAILAAALGGALWGGIVGWLKARFGANEVINTIMMNYIAASVLLFMLAANEYRFFGQKVVLPFKAEGFEGRSEEIQEGARIPLMIHILFPNNTFSWALPLAVLAGLGVYYGLRRLDLGRRLLISLGAVVLGFVVGGFLPGFPFAVSSALASQLLNGSFLIAILALLFYNFYLFRTAAGYELRATGLAPKAAEYAGVNLRQKMILAMVISGALAGLAATHYVLGAGMDGTYRLKTAIPSSVGFDGIAVALMGQNMPLGIFLSATLFGVLLAGGVSLNAQLGISNQIIQVLQALIILFIAVGGFLPRYFTDPLRAAQVETEAKAEQEARQAKSAAAAGD; encoded by the coding sequence ATGGGTCGGTATCTGTTCTTGATTGTGGGGGTCTTGGCGCTAGCGCTGATGGTCTTGTCCCCCTGGGCTATACCCATGCGGGAGTTCGATGGCACCGGTTACCTCTTGAACCCGCTGGGGAATATGAACCCCAAAGGCCTTACGCTACCGGAGGGGCTTGACTTTTCCTGGCTAGGGTGGGTTTTTGGGGTGTGGGTGGTGCTGGTACTGGCGGCCAGCGCAGCGTTACTTCTGCCCAACCCCGAGACCCGCGCTAGGGTTCTCTACCTTCTGGGGGGCTTGGGCCTGGGGCTGTTTGCCCTCGAGGCCTGGTGGTTTTACCAGGCTATCGCCGCGGTCAACGACAGCGCCCTGGCAGCAGGGGCTCGTCGCCCCCCTTTAAGGCGTTTTGCCCTTTCGCTCGGGGCCTATACCGGGCTGTTCTACGCCTTGGGCTTGCTGTTGCTGGCCCGCATGCAACTGCCGGGGGGCCTGGCTTTCTTGGTACGCTTTCGGGGGGTGGTGGTTCCGGTTGTTTCGCTCTTGCTGGCGGTGGTGGTGGGGGCGTTGGTGGTGGCCATTCTGCGACCCGGTCTTGGCACTCAAGGGGTCGAAGGGCTCGGGCTGCGCGAGCTGGTTGCAGGCAAACTCGACCTGATTACCTATACCTTCCAAATTTTGTTTAGCCCCATCCTCAATCTGACCGGCATCTTTACCAGCCTGGGCTTTGCCACCCCGCTCATATTCACCGGCCTGGCGGTGGCTTTCGGATTCCGTGCAGGAATGTTCAATATCGGGGCTCCCGGTCAGCTCACCATTGGGGCCTTGTTTGCCATGTTGGCCGGGGTGTACCTACCCCTACCGGGCTGGCTGCTGCTGCCTGTGGCGATCCTGGCCGCAGCACTTGGGGGAGCCTTGTGGGGTGGCATTGTGGGCTGGCTCAAAGCCCGCTTCGGCGCCAACGAGGTGATCAATACCATCATGATGAACTACATTGCGGCCTCGGTGCTGCTGTTTATGCTGGCCGCTAACGAATACCGCTTTTTTGGACAAAAAGTGGTTTTGCCCTTCAAGGCTGAGGGCTTTGAGGGACGCAGCGAGGAGATTCAGGAAGGGGCCCGCATCCCCCTGATGATCCATATTCTCTTCCCCAACAACACCTTCTCTTGGGCCTTGCCACTGGCGGTGCTGGCGGGTCTGGGGGTGTACTACGGGCTCAGGCGGTTGGATCTGGGGAGGCGCTTGCTGATCTCGCTGGGTGCGGTGGTGCTGGGGTTTGTGGTTGGGGGCTTCTTACCGGGCTTTCCGTTCGCCGTAAGCTCGGCGCTGGCCTCGCAACTGCTCAACGGGTCTTTCCTGATTGCCATTCTGGCCTTGTTGTTTTACAACTTTTATCTTTTTCGCACCGCTGCTGGCTACGAACTGCGGGCTACCGGCTTAGCACCCAAAGCCGCCGAATATGCGGGGGTCAACCTGCGGCAGAAGATGATTCTGGCCATGGTTATCTCGGGTGCACTGGCCGGCCTGGCCGCAACCCACTATGTGCTGGGCGCAGGGATGGACGGCACCTATCGGCTCAAGACCGCCATCCCCTCGAGCGTGGGCTTTGACGGCATCGCGGTGGCCCTGATGGGCCAGAACATGCCGCTGGGTATCTTTCTCTCGGCCACCCTGTTTGGTGTGCTGCTGGCGGGGGGTGTCTCGCTGAATGCTCAACTGGGCATCAGCAACCAGATCATTCAGGTCTTACAGGCCCTGATCATCTTGTTCATAGCGGTGGGGGGGTTCTTACCACGCTACTTCACCGATCCACTACGGGCCGCCCAGGTCGAGACCGAGGCCAAGGCCGAACAGGAAGCCCGGCAGGCCAAGTCCGCAGCGGCGGCAGGAGACTAG
- a CDS encoding NUDIX hydrolase: MDTKHPVIRFNLRVGGVVIKHQQVLVCHEPQSDFWYLPGGRVELGEEAQAALAREISEELQVRPRVGRMLWVVENFFELSGCSFHEVALYFALDLPLQPTPDPLLGQEDGQDLWFRWIPLYNLPQVNLKPDFLKSALRALPVRTKHIVQRG; this comes from the coding sequence ATGGATACGAAGCACCCAGTCATCCGCTTCAACCTTCGGGTGGGCGGAGTCGTCATCAAGCATCAGCAGGTATTGGTGTGTCACGAACCCCAAAGTGACTTCTGGTACTTGCCAGGTGGGCGGGTGGAGCTCGGCGAAGAAGCGCAAGCGGCTCTGGCTCGAGAGATATCCGAGGAGTTGCAGGTCAGGCCTCGAGTGGGTCGAATGCTCTGGGTAGTGGAAAATTTCTTTGAGCTAAGCGGATGCAGTTTCCACGAAGTGGCTCTGTATTTTGCGCTGGATCTTCCGCTTCAGCCCACCCCAGATCCCCTACTCGGGCAGGAAGACGGGCAAGACCTGTGGTTCCGCTGGATACCCTTGTACAACCTACCCCAAGTCAACCTAAAACCCGATTTTCTCAAAAGTGCCCTGCGGGCGCTGCCGGTGCGTACCAAGCACATCGTGCAGCGGGGCTAG
- a CDS encoding patatin-like phospholipase family protein: MEGIVLALGGGGVRGRAHTAVLDVLTEAKIPIAGLAGSSAGALAAATYAFGIAVSHHELSEWLKDPELERLQKTGALHQVTRLVDFVRRPYLAEGSKIRQGYRALFGQRRIEESPIPLVIQACDFITGELVMLRAGSVAEALTASSAVPSIFPPVQWHGRLLVDGDVAEKVPVTAAKALQAGPIVAVDVSNRVVPVEPKSALEAALQAGEASRRRLLSMALSQADVVITLEADPPIETFDYTKADLAYELGRKRAEEALPRIRALLEKPIPSKPWWSRFVKPKPQAAQSHPIAHQPKSQKQPHL; this comes from the coding sequence ATGGAAGGCATAGTGCTGGCACTGGGAGGTGGAGGGGTACGTGGCAGGGCGCACACGGCAGTGCTGGACGTACTGACCGAGGCTAAGATTCCCATTGCCGGTCTGGCGGGCAGCTCGGCGGGTGCCCTGGCCGCCGCAACGTATGCTTTTGGCATCGCCGTGAGCCACCACGAACTGAGCGAGTGGCTCAAAGACCCCGAACTCGAGCGCCTCCAGAAAACTGGGGCCCTCCACCAGGTAACCCGTCTGGTTGACTTTGTGCGCCGGCCCTACCTGGCCGAGGGCAGCAAAATTCGCCAGGGCTACCGGGCTTTGTTCGGCCAGCGCCGTATCGAAGAAAGCCCTATTCCGCTGGTAATTCAAGCCTGTGATTTCATCACCGGCGAACTGGTGATGCTGCGTGCGGGTTCGGTTGCCGAGGCACTCACAGCTAGCAGCGCCGTACCCAGCATCTTCCCCCCGGTGCAGTGGCACGGGCGTCTGCTGGTCGATGGCGATGTGGCGGAAAAGGTTCCGGTCACGGCGGCTAAAGCCTTACAGGCAGGGCCCATCGTGGCCGTGGATGTCTCCAACCGGGTGGTGCCGGTCGAACCCAAAAGTGCCCTAGAAGCCGCCTTGCAGGCCGGTGAAGCCTCGAGACGACGCCTTTTGAGCATGGCCCTTTCCCAGGCCGACGTGGTGATTACCCTCGAGGCCGACCCACCCATCGAGACCTTCGACTACACCAAAGCCGACCTGGCCTACGAACTTGGCCGCAAGCGGGCCGAGGAGGCCCTGCCCCGCATTCGGGCCCTGTTGGAAAAACCCATCCCCAGCAAACCCTGGTGGTCACGCTTTGTCAAGCCCAAACCACAAGCGGCCCAAAGCCATCCCATAGCCCACCAGCCCAAAAGCCAAAAACAACCCCACCTCTAG